A genomic stretch from Streptomyces venezuelae ATCC 10712 includes:
- a CDS encoding alpha/beta hydrolase, translating into MPISAAQRAALLTATTVLLAAGCSDGGDDTGDASRPSGTAGLSALTAQKLSWAPCPAPSAAEGGGAAPPPLPGDTPWECSFLQTPLDWAVPEGETIELALIRARARDKDRRIGSLVFNFGGPGGSGITGLPGFAKDYETLRGRYDLVSFDPRGVGRSDPVECLTDKELDAYYALDFTPDDEAEERTLSDAQKRYAAGCEKDAGPALPHVGTENAARDMDLMRQVLGDEKLHYFGISYGTELGGVYAHLFPKNVGRALFDAVVDPEAGVEDGALGQAKGFQLALDNFAQDCVDRGDECTLPGTTVAEIESFITDLLAALDKQPIPGIGERKLTQTQATNGIAQALYSKEYWTFLEQGLDDADGGDGALLLNLSDSMNGRGQNGSYSNIQAANAAINCVDFKERYTLGQAKERLGQFREASPVFGDFMGWALSSCSQWPVPGSWEHPDVSAPGAAPILVVGNTGDPATPYEGARSMVKALGDGVGVELTYEGEGHGAYNSGNACVKKAVDAYFLDGKVPASGTVCK; encoded by the coding sequence ATGCCGATCTCCGCCGCCCAGCGCGCCGCTCTGCTCACCGCCACCACCGTGCTGCTCGCCGCCGGATGCTCGGACGGGGGAGACGACACGGGGGACGCCTCGCGGCCGAGCGGTACGGCCGGGCTCTCCGCGCTGACGGCGCAGAAGCTGTCCTGGGCGCCCTGCCCGGCGCCGTCCGCCGCCGAGGGCGGCGGGGCCGCGCCCCCTCCGCTGCCCGGCGACACCCCGTGGGAGTGCTCCTTCCTGCAGACGCCGCTCGACTGGGCGGTGCCGGAGGGCGAGACCATCGAACTCGCGCTCATCCGGGCCCGCGCCCGCGACAAGGACCGGCGGATCGGTTCGCTGGTGTTCAACTTCGGCGGTCCCGGCGGCTCCGGCATCACCGGGCTGCCCGGTTTCGCCAAGGACTACGAGACCCTGCGCGGCCGCTACGACCTGGTCTCCTTCGATCCGCGCGGGGTGGGCCGCAGCGACCCGGTGGAGTGCCTCACCGACAAGGAACTGGACGCCTACTACGCCCTCGACTTCACGCCCGACGACGAGGCCGAGGAGCGGACGCTGTCCGACGCGCAGAAGAGGTACGCGGCCGGCTGCGAGAAGGACGCCGGCCCGGCGCTGCCGCACGTCGGCACCGAGAACGCCGCCCGGGACATGGACCTGATGCGCCAGGTCCTCGGCGACGAGAAGCTCCACTACTTCGGCATCTCGTACGGCACCGAGCTCGGCGGCGTGTACGCCCACCTGTTCCCGAAGAACGTCGGCCGGGCCCTCTTCGACGCCGTCGTCGACCCGGAGGCGGGCGTCGAGGACGGCGCGCTCGGCCAGGCCAAGGGCTTCCAGCTCGCCCTGGACAACTTCGCCCAGGACTGCGTGGACCGCGGCGACGAGTGCACCCTGCCCGGCACGACCGTCGCGGAGATCGAGTCGTTCATCACGGACCTCCTCGCCGCCCTCGACAAGCAGCCGATCCCGGGCATCGGCGAGCGCAAGCTCACCCAGACGCAGGCCACCAACGGCATCGCGCAGGCCCTGTACTCCAAGGAGTACTGGACGTTTCTCGAGCAGGGCCTCGACGACGCCGACGGCGGCGACGGGGCGCTCCTGCTCAACCTCTCCGACTCGATGAACGGACGCGGCCAGAACGGCTCCTACAGCAACATCCAGGCCGCCAACGCCGCCATCAACTGCGTGGACTTCAAGGAGCGCTACACCCTCGGCCAGGCGAAGGAGCGCCTCGGCCAGTTCCGCGAGGCCTCCCCCGTCTTCGGCGACTTCATGGGCTGGGCCCTCTCCTCCTGCTCGCAGTGGCCGGTCCCCGGGTCCTGGGAGCACCCGGACGTCTCCGCGCCCGGCGCGGCCCCGATCCTGGTCGTCGGCAACACCGGCGACCCCGCCACCCCGTACGAGGGCGCCCGGTCGATGGTGAAGGCGCTCGGTGACGGCGTCGGCGTGGAGCTGACGTACGAGGGCGAGGGGCACGGCGCCTACAACAGCGGCAACGCGTGTGTGAAGAAGGCGGTCGACGCGTACTTCCTGGACGGCAAGGTCCCGGCCTCCGGCACCGTCTGCAAGTAG
- a CDS encoding lysylphosphatidylglycerol synthase transmembrane domain-containing protein, giving the protein MVMAPDTQPPEEGKADVPERVSGDEPLLAARVHRPSDLMRLLAGVLAIALVIAVAAFAHATTSGLEQDINKGAVGAPAVFVKIAGLVSSIAVLLVPVAFAIERLIKRDGLRIADGVLAAVLAHGVTLATDLWVAQAAPGTIQDALTQPASGGGLTDPVHNYLAPVIAYMTAVGMARRPRWRVSLWVVLLLDAFTMLVAGYTTALSIILTVLIGWTVAYGTLYAVGSPNVRPTGQTLLAGLRRVGFRPVTALRAEGVPDAADSGDRGRRYIVTLEDGPPLDVTVVDREQQAHGFFYRAWRRITLRTITTRRSIVSLRQALEQEALLAYAAIAAGANAPKLIATSELGPDAVMLVYEHIGGRSLDSLDDDDITDELVRSAWRQVRALQSRRIAHRRLTGDAILVDRSGRVILTDLRGGEIAAGDLILRMDIAQLLTTLGLRVGAERAVASAVEVLGPDAVADCLPLLQPIALSRSTRATLRRLARERSAREREAVLAASEAAKHERELAKAQAAEAAADPTAVRAETKAEKKADKKAEKRALDSALDEAREEDLLAQIRQQVLLIRPQAPAEPVRLERIKPRTLVSLIAGAVAAYFLLSQISRTPLSTISEADWRWVAAAVLFSAISYVAAAMSLLGFVPERVGFWRTVVAQVAGSFVKIVAPAAVGGVALNTRFLQRSGVRPGLAVASVGASQLFGLGAHILLLLAFGYLTGTERSQSFTPSRTVIAGLLTVAVLVLVVTAIPFMRKFVSTRLRSLFAGVVPRMLDVLQRPMKLVTGIGGMLLLTATFVFCLDASIRAFDHNDVSISYASVAVVFLAGNALGSAAPTPGGVGAVETALTFGLVAVGLPIEVATPAVLLYRLLTLWVPVLPGWLCFNWLTKREAL; this is encoded by the coding sequence ATGGTGATGGCCCCGGACACCCAGCCCCCCGAGGAGGGCAAGGCCGACGTGCCCGAACGGGTCTCCGGCGACGAGCCGCTGCTCGCCGCCCGGGTCCACCGGCCCTCCGACCTGATGCGGCTGCTGGCCGGTGTGCTCGCCATCGCGCTCGTCATCGCGGTCGCCGCGTTCGCCCACGCGACGACCTCCGGTCTCGAACAGGACATCAACAAGGGTGCCGTCGGCGCCCCCGCCGTCTTCGTCAAGATCGCCGGTCTGGTCTCCTCCATCGCCGTCCTCCTCGTCCCCGTCGCCTTCGCCATCGAACGCCTGATCAAACGCGACGGGCTGCGGATCGCCGACGGCGTCCTCGCCGCCGTCCTCGCGCACGGCGTCACCCTCGCCACCGACCTGTGGGTCGCCCAGGCCGCGCCAGGCACGATCCAGGACGCGCTGACCCAGCCGGCGTCCGGCGGCGGACTGACCGACCCGGTGCACAACTACCTCGCGCCGGTCATCGCGTACATGACCGCCGTCGGCATGGCCCGCAGGCCGCGCTGGCGGGTGTCGCTCTGGGTGGTCCTGCTGCTCGACGCGTTCACCATGCTGGTGGCGGGCTACACCACCGCCCTCTCGATCATCCTCACCGTCCTGATCGGCTGGACCGTGGCGTACGGCACGCTGTACGCGGTCGGCTCGCCCAACGTCCGCCCCACCGGGCAGACCCTCCTCGCCGGCCTGCGCCGGGTCGGCTTCCGGCCCGTCACCGCCCTGCGCGCCGAAGGCGTCCCCGACGCGGCGGACAGCGGCGACCGCGGCCGGCGCTACATCGTGACCCTGGAGGACGGGCCGCCGCTCGACGTCACCGTCGTCGACCGGGAGCAGCAGGCCCACGGCTTCTTCTACCGCGCCTGGCGGCGGATCACCCTGCGGACCATCACCACCCGCCGGTCGATCGTCTCGCTGCGGCAGGCCCTGGAACAGGAGGCGCTCCTCGCGTACGCGGCGATCGCCGCCGGGGCGAACGCGCCGAAGCTGATCGCCACCTCCGAGCTCGGCCCGGACGCCGTGATGCTCGTGTACGAGCACATCGGCGGCCGCAGCCTCGACTCGCTGGACGACGACGACATCACCGACGAGCTGGTCCGCAGCGCCTGGCGGCAGGTCCGGGCGCTCCAGTCGCGCCGGATCGCGCACCGCCGGCTCACCGGGGACGCGATCCTGGTGGATCGTTCCGGCAGGGTGATCCTCACCGATCTGCGCGGCGGCGAGATCGCCGCCGGCGACCTGATCCTGCGGATGGACATCGCCCAGCTCCTCACCACCCTCGGGCTGCGGGTCGGTGCCGAGCGGGCGGTGGCCTCGGCCGTCGAGGTGCTCGGCCCGGACGCCGTCGCCGACTGCCTGCCGCTGCTCCAGCCGATCGCGCTGAGCCGCTCCACGCGCGCGACGCTGCGGAGACTGGCCCGGGAGCGCTCGGCGCGCGAGCGGGAGGCCGTGCTCGCGGCCTCGGAGGCGGCCAAGCACGAGCGGGAACTGGCGAAGGCCCAGGCGGCGGAGGCCGCCGCGGACCCGACGGCGGTACGGGCGGAGACCAAGGCCGAGAAGAAGGCGGACAAGAAGGCCGAGAAGCGGGCCCTCGACTCGGCGCTCGACGAGGCCCGCGAGGAGGACCTGCTGGCCCAGATCCGGCAGCAGGTGCTCCTGATCCGCCCGCAGGCGCCGGCGGAACCCGTCCGGCTGGAGCGGATCAAGCCGCGGACCCTGGTCAGTCTGATCGCGGGCGCGGTCGCCGCGTACTTCCTGCTGTCCCAGATCTCCCGTACGCCGCTGTCGACGATCAGCGAGGCCGACTGGCGCTGGGTGGCGGCCGCGGTGCTGTTCTCCGCGATCAGCTACGTGGCGGCGGCGATGAGCCTGCTGGGCTTCGTGCCGGAGCGGGTCGGGTTCTGGCGGACGGTGGTGGCGCAGGTCGCCGGCTCGTTCGTGAAGATCGTCGCCCCGGCGGCGGTCGGCGGCGTCGCCCTGAACACCCGCTTCCTCCAGCGGTCCGGGGTCCGGCCCGGACTCGCGGTGGCCAGCGTCGGCGCCTCGCAGCTCTTCGGGCTCGGGGCGCACATCCTGCTGCTGCTCGCCTTCGGTTATCTGACGGGGACCGAGCGGTCGCAGTCGTTCACCCCGTCGAGGACGGTCATCGCCGGCCTCCTCACGGTCGCGGTGCTCGTGCTCGTGGTGACGGCGATCCCGTTCATGCGGAAGTTCGTGTCGACGCGGCTGCGCTCCCTCTTCGCCGGTGTGGTGCCGCGCATGCTGGACGTGCTCCAGCGGCCGATGAAGCTGGTGACCGGCATCGGCGGGATGCTGCTGCTCACCGCCACCTTCGTGTTCTGCCTGGACGCCTCGATCCGCGCCTTCGACCACAACGACGTGTCGATCAGCTACGCGAGCGTGGCGGTCGTCTTCCTCGCGGGCAACGCGCTCGGCTCGGCCGCGCCGACCCCGGGCGGCGTGGGCGCGGTCGAGACCGCGCTCACCTTCGGCCTGGTGGCGGTCGGCCTGCCCATCGAGGTGGCCACCCCGGCCGTCCTGCTCTACCGCCTGCTGACCCTGTGGGTGCCGGTCCTGCCGGGCTGGCTCTGCTTCAACTGGCTGACGAAGCGCGAAGCGCTGTAG
- a CDS encoding MGMT family protein: protein MGRMSMEVPVGETGELPEYAERVLDVADGIPPGRVMTYGDVAEWLGEGGPRQVGRVMALYGGTAPWWRVVRADGTLLPGHELRALGHYREEGTPLREAGRAAEGHVPRIDMRRARWDGTHT from the coding sequence ATGGGGCGGATGAGCATGGAGGTGCCCGTGGGGGAGACCGGAGAACTGCCCGAGTACGCGGAACGGGTGCTCGACGTCGCCGACGGCATCCCGCCCGGCCGGGTGATGACCTACGGGGACGTCGCCGAATGGCTGGGCGAGGGAGGGCCCCGCCAGGTCGGCCGGGTCATGGCCCTGTACGGCGGGACGGCGCCCTGGTGGCGGGTGGTCCGCGCCGACGGCACGCTGCTGCCCGGGCACGAACTGAGGGCCCTCGGCCACTACCGCGAGGAGGGCACCCCGCTGCGCGAGGCCGGCCGGGCCGCCGAGGGACACGTCCCGAGGATCGACATGCGACGGGCCCGCTGGGACGGAACTCACACCTGA
- a CDS encoding ATP-dependent helicase, with translation MSTSSTTRRTPPHQGQPYPGPGRQRTPGAYRLVRTTPAPMDPPQLDAAQREVVDHTRGPLLVLAGPGTGKTTTLVEAVAARVAQGTDPERLLVLTFSRKAAVELRDRMAARLGGRRPPQATTFHSYCYALIRAHQDAELFAEPLRLLSGPEQDLAVRELLAGHIDLEKAGLGGIRWPDELRACLTTRGFADEVRAVLARSRELGLAPDALARFAERVGRPDWKAAAAFLAEYLDVLDLQGVLDYTELVHRAVLLAEDISLPSYDAIYVDEYQDTDPAQVRLLHALAGGGRGTVVAFGDPDQSIYAFRGADVNGILDFPTAFGGADVRVLRTARRSGATLLGATRLLAQRMPMPRLPADRVRAHRDLTATRDGGRTEAYTYPTASAEAENIADLLRRAHLEDGVPWQDMAVLTRAAATLPSLRRALTSAGVPVETDAADTPLRHEPAVAPLLLALRAVAQVAGGRSARAEGASTTGRPARAEGAGTTGHGAAPGPEPVEPGAATEWLTTETALELLASPLAGVDPADLRRLGRALRDEERAAGTKVPAPSDVLLTRALAEPERLAAHDPSYTRGAHRLGKLLQETRTLLADGGTAEEALWVLWNGTPWPGRLERAALRGGPAGRNADRDLDAVCALFETAARAEERVGGRGVLNFLEELDAQDIAADTLTRRHTRPDAVRLMTAHRSKGLEWSLVVVAGVQEGLWPDLRRRGSLLEADRIGRDGLAEPLTPGALLAEERRLFYVAATRARNRLVVTAVKAAAEDGDQPSRFLSELGAEPKDVPGRPRRPLAVPALVAELRATTVDPDASPALRDAAAQRLAELAALTDEDGQPLVPAAHPDRWWGLFEPTRGPEPLRDRDRPVALSPSSLDNLVSTCSLQWFLGREVKAAAPATAAQGFGNVVHVLADEVASGRTPADLDVLMARLDSVWDALAFDAPWKSAQEKQHARVALERFLSWHVMDRGGRTPAASEHGFDVTLEAGEYEVRIRGSMDRVETDEHGRAYVVDFKTGKSAPTKDEVAHHPQLAVYQLAVREGALDEVFDGRRPEPGGAELVQLRQAAPQKEGGDALPKVQAQEPLAGEWVGELLATAAGRVLDERFTPTTGQHCATCSFRASCSARPEGRQVVD, from the coding sequence GTGAGTACCTCCTCGACCACCCGGCGTACGCCGCCGCACCAGGGACAGCCGTACCCGGGTCCGGGACGGCAGCGGACCCCGGGCGCGTACCGACTGGTGCGTACCACGCCGGCCCCGATGGATCCCCCTCAGCTGGACGCAGCCCAAAGGGAAGTGGTTGACCACACCCGCGGACCGCTTCTCGTCCTCGCCGGACCCGGCACCGGCAAGACGACCACCCTCGTCGAGGCCGTCGCCGCCCGCGTGGCGCAGGGGACCGACCCCGAACGCCTCCTCGTCCTCACCTTCAGCCGCAAGGCCGCCGTCGAACTCCGCGACCGCATGGCCGCCCGGCTCGGCGGCCGCCGCCCCCCGCAGGCCACCACCTTCCACTCGTACTGCTACGCCCTGATCCGCGCCCACCAGGACGCCGAACTCTTCGCCGAACCCCTCCGGCTGCTCTCCGGACCCGAGCAGGACCTCGCCGTGCGCGAACTCCTCGCCGGCCACATCGACCTGGAGAAGGCCGGACTCGGCGGCATCCGCTGGCCCGACGAACTCCGCGCCTGCCTCACCACCCGCGGCTTCGCCGACGAGGTCCGGGCGGTCCTCGCCCGCTCCCGCGAACTCGGCCTCGCCCCCGACGCGCTCGCCCGCTTCGCCGAGCGGGTCGGCCGCCCCGACTGGAAGGCGGCGGCCGCCTTCCTCGCCGAGTACCTCGACGTCCTCGACCTCCAGGGCGTCCTCGACTACACCGAGCTCGTCCACCGGGCCGTCCTGCTCGCCGAGGACATCAGCCTGCCCTCGTACGACGCGATCTACGTCGACGAGTACCAGGACACCGACCCGGCCCAGGTCCGGCTGCTGCACGCGCTCGCCGGCGGCGGACGCGGCACGGTCGTCGCCTTCGGCGACCCCGACCAGTCCATCTACGCCTTCCGGGGCGCCGACGTGAACGGCATCCTCGACTTCCCCACCGCCTTCGGCGGCGCCGACGTCCGCGTCCTGCGCACCGCCCGCCGCTCCGGCGCCACCCTCCTCGGCGCGACCCGGCTGCTCGCCCAGCGGATGCCGATGCCGCGCCTCCCCGCCGACCGGGTCCGCGCCCACCGGGACCTCACCGCCACCCGGGACGGCGGCCGGACGGAGGCGTACACCTACCCCACCGCGTCGGCGGAGGCCGAGAACATCGCCGACCTCCTCCGCCGCGCCCACCTGGAGGACGGCGTCCCCTGGCAGGACATGGCCGTCCTCACCCGGGCCGCCGCCACCCTCCCCTCCCTCCGCCGCGCCCTGACATCGGCGGGAGTCCCGGTGGAGACCGACGCGGCGGACACCCCGCTCCGACACGAACCGGCGGTGGCGCCCCTGCTGCTGGCGCTGCGGGCGGTGGCCCAGGTCGCCGGCGGACGTTCCGCACGGGCGGAAGGGGCGAGCACGACCGGCCGTCCCGCACGGGCGGAAGGGGCGGGCACGACCGGCCACGGCGCCGCACCCGGCCCCGAGCCCGTGGAACCCGGGGCCGCCACGGAATGGCTCACCACCGAGACCGCGCTCGAACTCCTCGCCTCCCCCCTCGCCGGCGTCGACCCCGCGGACCTCCGCCGCCTCGGCAGAGCGCTCAGGGACGAGGAGCGGGCAGCGGGCACGAAGGTCCCCGCCCCCTCCGACGTCCTCCTCACCCGCGCCCTCGCCGAACCCGAGCGCCTCGCCGCCCACGACCCCTCCTACACCCGCGGCGCCCACCGCCTGGGGAAGCTCCTCCAGGAGACCCGCACCCTCCTCGCCGACGGCGGCACCGCCGAGGAGGCCCTCTGGGTGCTCTGGAACGGCACGCCGTGGCCCGGCCGCCTGGAGCGGGCCGCACTCCGCGGCGGGCCCGCCGGCCGCAACGCCGACCGGGACCTCGACGCGGTCTGCGCCCTGTTCGAGACCGCCGCCCGCGCCGAGGAGCGCGTCGGCGGCCGTGGCGTCCTCAACTTCCTCGAAGAGCTCGACGCGCAGGACATCGCCGCCGACACCCTCACCCGCCGCCACACCCGCCCCGACGCCGTCCGGCTGATGACCGCCCACCGCTCCAAGGGCCTGGAGTGGAGCCTGGTCGTCGTCGCCGGCGTCCAGGAGGGCCTCTGGCCCGACCTGCGCCGCCGCGGCTCCCTCCTGGAGGCCGACCGCATCGGCCGCGACGGCCTCGCCGAGCCCCTCACCCCCGGCGCCCTCCTCGCCGAGGAGCGCCGCCTCTTCTACGTGGCGGCCACGCGCGCCCGGAACCGGCTCGTCGTCACCGCCGTGAAGGCCGCCGCCGAGGACGGCGACCAGCCCTCCCGCTTCCTCTCCGAGCTCGGCGCCGAACCGAAGGACGTGCCCGGCCGCCCCCGCCGCCCGCTCGCCGTCCCGGCCCTCGTCGCCGAGCTGCGCGCCACCACCGTCGACCCCGACGCCTCGCCCGCGCTCCGCGACGCGGCCGCCCAGCGCCTCGCGGAACTGGCCGCGCTCACCGACGAGGACGGCCAGCCGCTGGTCCCGGCCGCGCACCCGGACCGCTGGTGGGGCCTGTTCGAACCGACCCGCGGCCCCGAGCCGCTGCGCGACCGGGACCGGCCCGTCGCGCTCTCGCCCAGCTCCCTGGACAACCTGGTCAGCACCTGTTCCCTCCAGTGGTTCCTGGGCCGCGAGGTCAAGGCCGCCGCCCCCGCCACCGCCGCCCAGGGCTTCGGCAACGTCGTCCACGTCCTCGCCGACGAGGTCGCCTCCGGCCGTACCCCCGCCGACCTCGACGTCCTCATGGCCCGCCTGGACTCCGTCTGGGACGCCCTCGCCTTCGACGCCCCCTGGAAGTCCGCCCAGGAGAAGCAGCACGCGCGCGTGGCCCTGGAACGCTTCCTGAGCTGGCACGTCATGGACCGCGGCGGCCGGACCCCCGCCGCGTCGGAACACGGCTTCGACGTGACCCTGGAGGCGGGGGAGTACGAGGTCCGCATCCGCGGCTCCATGGACCGGGTCGAGACCGACGAGCACGGCCGCGCCTACGTCGTCGACTTCAAGACCGGCAAGTCCGCCCCCACCAAGGACGAGGTCGCCCACCACCCGCAGCTCGCCGTCTACCAGCTCGCCGTCCGCGAGGGCGCCCTCGACGAGGTCTTCGACGGCCGGCGCCCGGAACCCGGCGGCGCCGAGCTCGTCCAGCTGCGCCAGGCCGCCCCGCAGAAGGAGGGCGGCGACGCGCTCCCGAAGGTCCAGGCGCAGGAGCCCCTGGCCGGCGAGTGGGTCGGCGAGCTGCTCGCCACCGCCGCCGGCCGGGTCCTCGACGAACGCTTCACCCCGACCACCGGCCAGCACTGCGCGACCTGCTCCTTCCGCGCCTCGTGCAGCGCCCGGCCGGAGGGCCGCCAGGTCGTCGACTGA